The sequence below is a genomic window from Lytechinus variegatus isolate NC3 chromosome 3, Lvar_3.0, whole genome shotgun sequence.
CTGCAtctggaataaaaaatataaaaaaacaggtACAGTTTAGATTTTTGAGGGAAAAGAAATCatatctttaaaagaaaaatcatatacTAGTATCTAATCTGGAATCATCCATGATACATCGACTTGGATCCTGTATAACTTGtcccgccccccccaaaaaaaaaaaagaagagaaaatagaAGTGAAATGTGTACTAAAGTAATAGAGAAGTTATACATGTGTGGCTTCAAAGATCATGGTCGCATTGCTAATGATCGACATTgcattagtgatctcaatatttaaatgctcataatttggtaattattcattcaatcttcctcaaaattttattgatctggatttttttaatatgaattcaAAGAGTTTCAAGGGTTTCAGTTCCGCTCAAGAGTGACAAATTAACGACTATGATTCTACATACCTAGAGTTGTATCCAGTGACCCCCTGCGGTATGCTGGTGAGGGGTGCAATAGGGGTGGAGGCCAGGAGAGGTAGGGTGCCAAGTTGCCCCCCATCATCTGCTGCTGATCCATTGCCTTCTTCACTGCTGGAGTAATCCAGGCCATCTCCTTCGTTGAGTATGCCCATCCATTCTGGCTGTTAGTGAAGACAAGATTAAGTATTGATAAGACAGTTTGGCAGGTGATGAGAGAGAGGGTGGGAGAGCCTGGGAGATAGAGACATAGATAGAAAGGTAGTAGAGAGACATGGAAATAGAATCAGAGAggagagtgagtgagtgagtgaaagaaagaatgaaagaggcTAACCTGACCAATATTGACAGAGATAtcaacagagagagagaggcaagaaatagacaaaaaaaaaaacgacaggAAGAAAGAGATTAGCAGAGACACAGATGCAAAAGGCCAGAGACAGTCAGCCAGAGAGCACTTGACAGGCAAATAtaggaagaaaaatagagaaaggcAAAGAGTGGAAAGAGAGAGGCGGGTAGACATAAACAAcagacatgcaaaaaaaaacaactataGTATGCAACAAAATTTCCAGTTCATACATGACATGAATGAAATCAGGGGGGTATTCTGTAACtcttgtcataaattttgtcatttctctctgagatgtgacaccgctatgattgtcacaaattggtattctgaacattgtcttttccctgtcatatctctcaaagttcccacccatcttttcggaagcaaaccaatcaaaatcatcgttagttcccagttggagcccttctagccaggaaagccccgtggcaagtagggcgtatccccaaaacagttgctggcattgcgcaactacgcgtatattgatgcgcttaattacaaagagagacagggagctgtgaagaattttagagaagtataaaagtaaggaaaacagagaaaaaaaggaggaataaatatgtagggcctaactaattgtagcatgaaaaaataattttgaaaattgtcatggaagatgagtgaaactaataccacaatctaatctaaataatataattgtttgcttgacattcagtcggcatgGTATCGGggtatttggtactaaaagatatgacaaaatttatgactgctacccccctgtcataacttttgtcatatcttttgcttgtataaaaggattacgcgcatttaaagcctcttttttttgctgcgcgctaaagagaagagacaaaatttatgacaatttttgtgacaaaagttatgacatccaccagaataccgattttgtcatatctctgagataagataaaatatggagaaaagacaatgttcagaataccgccccagggtACACTCATAATCTATTTGTTTAATGATTATTGCTCACAGCTTTCAGGTAAAATATCTAATATAATTGAGAGATTTAACACTAACCTGTTGCTTCTTATTTGAGTTGGCTGCATTGTGATTGAGAAGAGATGGTGGCAAGGAGCTCATCAGTGGTCGAGATTGAGGTCTGAAGAAAACagggaaaatgaagaagaaaaattatcTCTGTGGAATCACAAAAAAATAACCAGTTGAAGATATCCTGTTTTCTGAAATCTCTACCAAATTTGTTTAGAGCATCTGATAAGAATACATACGAAGGGCTTAAACTAATTTTGATAAGCCTCAACGCTTCTCTCATTGGCCTTTGAAATGTGTcgtctttattttttccatttgtgATTTAACATAGTAATGTGCCATATAAAAAAGTGACCTTgtcttaaaaatattgaaatgtaaGGTCTGACTTACAAAACAATATGAATGTAAGTAGCCAAGGAGCCAATGCTGTAATGCCCTCTCAGATGACTTGGTATTCAAGATTTAAGTAGACACTATCAAACATGTAGATTCAACCTTCATAGTTGTTCATAAAAGCTTTCTCTCAAAATGAATATAACCAATAACCAATTATGAGGTTAATAATAACTGTTGGcaattattcatgtattttttcattcaactaCATTCAGTGAGTAAAGTGCACCCTTCTTAAGAGTAATTGCCAAAGATTTATTCTTAATGAGTGGATTACAACATTAACAGAATGTAATGCCAATAAACATGTACAAGTGTAACTTACACGATACCCGAGTGATGTCCAAGCTCTGATGTATTATGTAACTTGATGAAGGTACCATCTGTTCCTGCAGTCATTCCCATACTCTGTCCCATGGAGCTGTAGAGAACAGGATCTGTCATCTCCATCTGATCCTTCTCCATCTTCATCGATTCCATCTCATGGGTCAGCTCGTCAATCATTCCGTCAAACTGGCTGATGGATGAGACAGTATCCGACCTTTCCTCGTCCATCAGCCGCCTCTCGATATTCTGCTGGTAGAGGTTCAGGGCCTGGTCCACGCTGTGATCTCCACCAGTTTCCTGGAGTCTCCTGGGAGGCATTTCTGCAGGACGTGCAACGCTCTGGTCCCGCTGTTTCCTCTGTTCTTCCATTCGCAGTCgcatcattttcttcatctcCTCCAGCTCATTCCGCTTTTGCTCCATCTCCCTGGTCCTATTCATGAGTTGCTCGCGCTCTTCCTGCAGCTTCTGCTTCTCTTGTTGGAGCTCCTCCTTGGCTTTAGAAGCCAGTTCTGCCTCCTTCTTCAACTGCCCTTCAAGGTCACTTGTGGCATTTAGGTTATCATTGTGCTTCTCTTGCATAGTCTTCTCCATATCTTGACGTTTTTGGTCAAGCTCCCTCCAACTCTGTTCAAGCTTAGCTTTCTCTTCCTTCATGGATCTCTCCAGGGTTGATATGTGGGTCTTTTCCTTGATCTGTTGATCCTCAAACTCCTTCCTCTGCTGCTCAATACGCTGCCGTTCATCTTCCAGCCTCTTCCTTTCATCCTCTAGATGGTGTGCTGCTGCTTGACGATCCGCATCATCTGCTTCACCAGCTGATCTCTTTTTGAACAATTCATCCTCGAGCTGTTTCCGGACATCTTCATGCCTCTTCCTCTCATCCTCCAATCTCTTCTCTTCCCTCTTGAGCCGCTCTTCTTCCAACCTTTGcttttcttctgcttcttcctTTGCTGCttgcattttcttcttttcctcctcttgCTGTCTTCGCAGCATCTCAAAGTGTTTCTTGAGCTCATCAATCTTAATCTTCTCTTctatttgtttttgcttttcattATCCAATTTTTCCCTTTCTGCAGTGAGCATAAGTTGAGTTTGTTGCTTCTCTTCTTCAAGTTGTTGACGTTCCTTTTGTCTGGTTTCCTCCTCCTGTCTTCTCTTCTCCTCAAGCCTCTGTCGCTCTTCCTCCAACTTCCGTTCATTcgatttcctttcttcttctaaCCGTTTCTTTTCCTCTACCTGTCTCTTCTCTTCCAACTGTTTTTCCTCCAAGAGACGTCTTCTCTCAGCTTCAATTCTGCTCAGCTCTTCTTTCCTCTCAGTTTCTAGTtgcttcttttctctttctctttcatcaGCAATTTCTTGTTCAGCTTCTCGTTTCCTCTGGGCTTCTCGATTCCTTTCTTCTTCCACCTGTCTCCGCTCAGCTTCAATCCTCTCTCGTTCTCTTTCCAAGTCCATCTCCATCCTCTCCCTCTCCATCCTCAACTGTTCTTTCCTCTCTGCCTCcctcctttcttcttcctccctcttcctcttttcctGCGCTGCATTTTCTGTTTCAAGTCGCATCTTTTCCTCTTCCAACTGCTGCTTCTCCCTTGCGAGCTCTTCGTCCAttcgttctttctctcttttcaacTTCTCCTCCTGTTCTTTCTGCTTCAGCTGTTCATCCTTCCTCCTCTGCTCTTCTGCTGCTTGCTTCTCTCTTTcagctttcttcctctcttgTTCCACTTTCAGTCTTTCCTCTTCTAATCTCTGTCTCTCCTCTTCATTCTGCTGTCGCTCCAGCTCTGCTTGTCTGGCCAgttcttccttctccttctgGATCTCTTCCTCTGCCTCTCTCATAAGTTTTTCTTTCTTCCGTCTCTCATCTTCTTCCCACTGCCTCTGTCTTTCCTCTTCCATTCGCTGTTGTTCTTTATTGACCTATGGAAATCAAAATAGAAGAGAGTTCACACTCTAAcagaaaattcatgaaaagacatgaaaattcaacaacttagaaaacCCAGGCCTgccaacatttaaaaaaaaaagttataatcaGACAGTGCAAATTTTTCTGCTTGATGTCAGGTGTGTCtccctcacttttttttaaatcaagccATGTTTTAATAGCAGCACTCCTATATTTAAACATTGAGAAATTACAAGggttgaaaaattgtattactCTTACTTCCAAACCCCaccaaataaatatatatatgggctgatttattgtttcatcttaaaggacaagtccaacccaacaaaaacttgatttgaataaaaagagaaaaattcaacaagcataacactgaaaatttcatcaaaatcggatgtaaaatatgaaagttagagcattttaaagtttcgcttattttcaacaaaatagttatatgaccgagccagttacatccaaatgagagagttgatgacatcactcactcactttttcttttttattttattatatgaaatatgaaatattttcattttctcgtcattgtcatgtgaaatgaagtttcattcctccctgaacacatgaaattccattattttaacattttgtgcttcaggcaaggtgGTCCTagtcgtcaaattcgtaaaaattgaaatattgtataattcaaacaataaaaacaaaagaaatagtgagtgagtgacatcatcgactctctcatttggatgtaactggctcgttcgtattactattttgttgaaaataagcggaactttgaaatgtcatgactttcttattttacatgcgattttgatgaaattttcagcattgtgcttgtctgatttttctctattgattcaaattaaaaaatttttgaggtggacttgacctttaaataaatggaaaaacgGAGTGCTCTTATTTAGTtaataaaaaatcttaaaaacagGGTAActcctggaaaaaaaaagagttgtaGGCAGGCCTGAAAACATAAACTTGTAAAGtttcaaacaattaaatctTATCATTGCTGGGCTGATGGTACCTCCTACctcaaaatacaagaaaaatctTTCTTTCAATGGAAAGATAACCTACATATTATATCAAGTAACCTCAAgttcaaacatgtcaaagggCTAACTTTCCCATCGGATATGTTATTGCAGCCTGGTGTCTAATTTTCATAGAAGATTTGTAACATCAtctccttctctccctctcttgtcTCCTGCCTCCTCATTTCTCCTCCTTGTCCTCCCTTcctctcccctccctccctcctcctcttcccctcCTCTTCACATCAACCTTTGCATGTAATTCTAAAGAGTTTCATACATTCTAAACTTTACTTAATATGTTTTGATGGTAAATGTGTTCTTACCTTGCTGTCTTTCTCCCACTcactttcctcctcttcttcttcctcctcctcctctgtATCCCATTGATCTCCACTCTGATAAGGGCTCGCTTGGACTGGTACCTTCTCTTCTCTCCTCTTTCCTACATCCTGTGTACTACTCCTCTTTGCCGGAATGGGTTCAGCACCAGTCTGCTTTGCTGGAGCTACAGAAGGGGCATAGAGTCAGACAGGACTATTTTAATGGCAACTGGCGGCATATACGTAAGTATGAAAACTGTATGCCTTGGATTTGCCTGCTAATTAACATTCTGAACTTATCTTGGGTGGTATCTTAGAAAACTCTTTGTAACTTGTGCACACTTAATGTAAAACTCGCATCACATGACAATGTCCAATCAAAATCACTGTTGTATTAACCTTTTGTTAAAAAACAATAACCAGAAACCAATCAGCATTGTGTTTTCATGTTTGTGTTACATGTCTGTGGCACCGTTCTTATACTAAATTATCTAACCCAATcattactatttaaaaatagGCCTGAGTTAATTTCCTATATGCCTTAATCAAAGATCTACTATGCATATGATGTCATGatctcatagcgccctcccccagaggatataggaatatgCGCATACAGTGTTGTCAGAGATGTGCCAGGTCCGGATCAACAACGCATGCAAGGCAGTGGTTTCAGCCTCTAAAGATGGCGGAGCAAGGATGTCAATGCATAAGATCTATGGTAAAACTTGCATTCAGATGTTTGTTAACAAGAACTACATAGAGTGAATTTAAACATCACCTGATGAGAATTAAAATGATTAAGATTCTAATTTGATCCCAAGAttaggggagcatttcatgaaacaaaaatgtcaGTGATATTCATTAACAACTGATAAAGGCTACTGATATTCTTGCAGCTGATTGGCCTAGATAAGAAAATCATTTCTCTTACTTTTGTTTATGATGTCTCTCATACAAATTCTTATCTTTAGGCAAGTGCCAAACCATAACAATGACGAACAACAGGAAAACTCCAAAAGCCTTGTATAATCTCATTTTATGCTTGATTATAAAGACAAGATACTTTGAGCAATTCATCATTTAGGCTACAGATTTTAATTTCTCATTCATCATATATTAATAGTTGTCTTACCATTTGTATTGGATCCCTCAGAAGGTAGCAAGTTGTCCTACAAACACAACAGATTACAGGAATTATGATGAATGAGAATTCAAGACAAGATTaccaaatgaaatgttataatGACCACAAAAAGTCCCAAAGCATGTTTATTGCAAGGTGATAACTAAGCATACATAGatataatattcaaaatgagaTTAGCATTCATCCCCTAACCATGAGCTACACATCAAATTGAGATTTCAAGTGTGACTTTTATCTAGACGTTAAAATCTAAGTGAAACACTCACGGATTTCTTTTTTCAGAAATACATTACTAGAATTTTTGAAGCAGTTCttcattacaaatattttgtggTCTAGGGGTTATGACTCTCATCTCTCAATGCAAGGATGGAGGTTCAATTCCCAGCTATGGTGTTTTTTTCCTTCAGAAATAAATTTACCCTCGTACTGCACTcagcccaggtgaggtgaatgagtaCATGGTATCAAGAAATACTTGGAGTGCTTGAGCGCCTATATTAACAGTGTAGCTAGAGCTGGTGTAATAATAGTAGCGCTTTGTATTCTcaggcaaaaagtgcttcatcaatacaggtattattattataattgttattatcatacatataagaataaaagagaaaacagAATACTTAAAAAAAGAGACTAAAATGCAATACTTACATCTGAATCCCAATCAGACtctgaagagagaaaaaaggcataaaaataaagaggaaacacataaatatgAATCACAGAATAATaagaaattataattatataaagagaaatgccagtagttgcagtaaacactaatttcatgagaaagtctgtaaaaccaggcttgattgtcagtatatcatcgaggatctagatctggtacagttacataaactgaactttgtgaaatcttgaaatctatgctaaaaaatgtttacacagaagatcaccaacacagataagcgcatgtgggacagtgtattattattgctttgaatgtcggccagaagcttgacccgaatcctgtgctgatttctcagcaattacacaatttcttccagaatcctttgtcacatatgttttatttatacaaacagacactttggtggtcatttcattggattctgttcaaactcattttgatatcgttaccacaactggcatttacctttaaacttTCAGATGAAAATTCATTGGTCAAGTACAGGAGAAATAAAGGCCAAGCTCCAATGGTGTTAAGTATGTTAATCAAATGAACGATTTGGCATCTATTTTGCTTGAAAAATTTATGTCAAGAATATGACTAGTTTGCAAGGAGTATACTTAATGAACAGAaagttatcaaaaagaaaagtatACAAGTTTACTGTTCTAATATACttaccattttcatcatcaagGGGTTTGTCAGCTACTATATCTGGTGTAACAGGctgccaaaaaaataaaattaaataagcACACAATTAATACAAGACATTCATTTTAGTATACTGCTTTAAAAGATTCAAAACCTTGAGTCATGATGAGATTATCACTCATTGAACTGAGCTCAAATGcatgaagaaaatattaataaaaaactACTCCTTAGTTACACTTGACTCCTTTACCAACACTTCACCATATCGTCAGCCAAGCAGTTGGTCACTTCCAAGACAATACCATTTGGGCTAAACTTATTAGGTCTactccatttaaaaaaatatatacatttcccATGACAACCTCAATAATTATGAGTTTTGTGAAAAAGGGTCCCTGGTTCTTAAAACAATATTAACCCATGCCTACACTTTAGTCTTAAATACAACGACCTTCATGAAGTAAAGAAAACGGAAATAACACAAATAGGGaacaa
It includes:
- the LOC121411799 gene encoding ankyrin repeat domain-containing protein 20A1-like isoform X1 codes for the protein MKKFLKGSKSKTTAPAAPASATQSGAEHAAEAPGYVVKEKDLSKLHKAAWTGDTIKIKQLTKKGDVNVLDKENRTPLHLASSKGHIDVIDVLIACKAKLNMCDNDQRSPLMKAVQGNFGVCVETLLINKADPNLVDKNGNTALHLAAIAGAQDPTLFLLENGAMVNAANKDGSTALHLAAANKHDEIIEILLNEDVHVNATDNENRTALMWACQTDQIGVVRQLLSNKADIDVKDSKGWTANDHAIMGGFHGCSHLIDEYISSRRPASVLRSTGGTGGMFGSTAGTDALGFSLGGPAMDNFDDEDEDMSEGRSAADSWAASASEVDDPPVKIKSNKPSKPIKLTKFMSQDSDNESIHSNASVHSTASRSRIPRARSNSKESLRSATSTRSVRSDVSAVSGSKIPRLKSPEKERRKGPPTAASASPGKKPLKRRDVEEDENDVTPRGDASVTPTPRESVISAARTISDFDDDDDLFPPSDNDRPKLSLGGKNKPNVSAMLNKLGMSDLEDDDDDEEEDDSWLTDTKKDKQATVKRGPVTPDIVADKPLDDENESDWDSDDNLLPSEGSNTNAPAKQTGAEPIPAKRSSTQDVGKRREEKVPVQASPYQSGDQWDTEEEEEEEEEESEWEKDSKVNKEQQRMEEERQRQWEEDERRKKEKLMREAEEEIQKEKEELARQAELERQQNEEERQRLEEERLKVEQERKKAEREKQAAEEQRRKDEQLKQKEQEEKLKREKERMDEELAREKQQLEEEKMRLETENAAQEKRKREEEERREAERKEQLRMERERMEMDLERERERIEAERRQVEEERNREAQRKREAEQEIADEREREKKQLETERKEELSRIEAERRRLLEEKQLEEKRQVEEKKRLEEERKSNERKLEEERQRLEEKRRQEEETRQKERQQLEEEKQQTQLMLTAEREKLDNEKQKQIEEKIKIDELKKHFEMLRRQQEEEKKKMQAAKEEAEEKQRLEEERLKREEKRLEDERKRHEDVRKQLEDELFKKRSAGEADDADRQAAAHHLEDERKRLEDERQRIEQQRKEFEDQQIKEKTHISTLERSMKEEKAKLEQSWRELDQKRQDMEKTMQEKHNDNLNATSDLEGQLKKEAELASKAKEELQQEKQKLQEEREQLMNRTREMEQKRNELEEMKKMMRLRMEEQRKQRDQSVARPAEMPPRRLQETGGDHSVDQALNLYQQNIERRLMDEERSDTVSSISQFDGMIDELTHEMESMKMEKDQMEMTDPVLYSSMGQSMGMTAGTDGTFIKLHNTSELGHHSGIVPQSRPLMSSLPPSLLNHNAANSNKKQQQPEWMGILNEGDGLDYSSSEEGNGSAADDGGQLGTLPLLASTPIAPLTSIPQGVTGYNSRCSNRHAVSASTA
- the LOC121411799 gene encoding ankyrin repeat domain-containing protein 20A1-like isoform X2, producing MKKFLKGSKSKTTAPAAPASATQSGAEHAAEAPGYVVKEKDLSKLHKAAWTGDTIKIKQLTKKGDVNVLDKENRTPLHLASSKGHIDVIDVLIACKAKLNMCDNDQRSPLMKAVQGNFGVCVETLLINKADPNLVDKNGNTALHLAAIAGAQDPTLFLLENGAMVNAANKDGSTALHLAAANKHDEIIEILLNEDVHVNATDNENRTALMWACQTDQIGVVRQLLSNKADIDVKDSKGWTANDHAIMGGFHGCSHLIDEYISSRRPASVLRSTGGTGGMFGSTAGTDALGFSLGGPAMDNFDDEDEDMSEGRSAADSWAASASEVDDPPVKIKSNKPSKPIKLTKFMSQDSDNESIHSNASVHSTASRSRIPRARSNSKESLRSATSTRSVRSDVSAVSGSKIPRLKSPEKERRKGPPTAASASPGKKPLKRRDVEEDENDVTPRGDASVTPTPRESVISAARTISDFDDDDDLFPPSDNDRPKLSLGGKNKPNVSAMLNKLGMSDLEDDDDDEEEDDSWLTDTKKDKQATVKRGPVTPDIVADKPLDDENESDWDSDDNLLPSEGSNTNAPAKQTGAEPIPAKRSSTQDVGKRREEKVPVQASPYQSGDQWDTEEEEEEEEEESEWEKDSKVNKEQQRMEEERQRQWEEDERRKKEKLMREAEEEIQKEKEELARQAELERQQNEEERQRLEEERLKVEQERKKAEREKQAAEEQRRKDEQLKQKEQEEKLKREKERMDEELAREKQQLEEEKMRLETENAAQEKRKREEEERREAERKEQLRMERERMEMDLERERERIEAERRQVEEERNREAQRKREAEQEIADEREREKKQLETERKEELSRIEAERRRLLEEKQLEEKRQVEEKKRLEEERKSNERKLEEERQRLEEKRRQEEETRQKERQQLEEEKQQTQLMLTAEREKLDNEKQKQIEEKIKIDELKKHFEMLRRQQEEEKKKMQAAKEEAEEKQRLEEERLKREEKRLEDERKRHEDVRKQLEDELFKKRSAGEADDADRQAAAHHLEDERKRLEDERQRIEQQRKEFEDQQIKEKTHISTLERSMKEEKAKLEQSWRELDQKRQDMEKTMQEKHNDNLNATSDLEGQLKKEAELASKAKEELQQEKQKLQEEREQLMNRTREMEQKRNELEEMKKMMRLRMEEQRKQRDQSVARPAEMPPRRLQETGGDHSVDQALNLYQQNIERRLMDEERSDTVSSISQFDGMIDELTHEMESMKMEKDQMEMTDPVLYSSMGQSMGMTAGTDGTFIKLHNTSELGHHSGIVPQSRPLMSSLPPSLLNHNAANSNKKQQPEWMGILNEGDGLDYSSSEEGNGSAADDGGQLGTLPLLASTPIAPLTSIPQGVTGYNSRCSNRHAVSASTA